Proteins from a single region of Equus asinus isolate D_3611 breed Donkey chromosome 17, EquAss-T2T_v2, whole genome shotgun sequence:
- the TSPAN4 gene encoding tetraspanin-4 isoform X4: MGSNAAAPVPARVRTPNTRARRLLGALDPPVSTLPWLRPDQAGPEEPGGASELGGCGILGVGIWLAATQGNFATLSASFPSLSAANLLIVTGTFVMAIGFMGCIGAIKENKCLLLTFFVMLLLVFLLEATIAILFFAYTDKIDRYAQQDLKKGLHLYDTPGNVGLTNAWSIIQTDFRCCGVSNYTDWFEVYNATRVPDSCCLEFSESCGLHAPGTWWKAPCYETVKIWLQENLLAVGVFGLCTALVQILGLTFAMTMYCQVVKADTYCA; the protein is encoded by the exons ATGGGGAGCAATGCGGCTGCCCCCGTCCCAGCCCGTGTGCGTACTCCCAACACACGTGCACGAAGGCTCCTTGGGGCCCTCGATCCTCCCGTCTCGACTCTGCCGTGGCTCAGGCCTGACCAGGCTGGACCAGAGGAACCTGGGGGAGCCTCAGAG CTGGGAGGCTGCGGCATCCTGGGCGTTGGCATCTGGCTGGCTGCCACGCAGGGGAACTTTGCCACCCTGTCTGCCTCCTTCCCATCCTTGTCGGCCGCCAACCTGCTCATCGTCACCGGCACCTTCGTCATGGCCATTGGCTTCATGGGTTGCATTGGGGCCATCAAAGAGAACAAGTGCCTCCTGCTCACC TTCTTTgtgatgctgctgctggtgtTCCTGCTGGAGGCCACCATTGCCATCCTCTTCTTCGCCTACACGGACAAG ATCGACAGGTACGCCCAGCAAGACCTGAAGAAGGGCCTGCACCTGTACGACACCCCGGGCAACGTGGGCCTCACCAACGCCTGGAGCATCATCCAGACCGAC TTCCGCTGCTGCGGGGTCTCCAACTACACGGACTGGTTCGAGGTCTACAACGCCACGCGCGTGCCCGATTCCTGCTGCCTGGAGTTCAGCGAGAGCTGCGGGCTGCATGCACCCGGCACCTGGTGGAAGGCG CCGTGTTACGAGACGGTGAAGATCTGGCTCCAGGAGAACCTGCTGGCTGTGGGCGTCTTCGGGCTGTGCACGGCACTGGTGCAG ATCTTGGGCCTCACCTTCGCTATGACCATGTACTGCCAGGTGGTGAAGGCTGACACCTACTGTGCGTAG
- the TSPAN4 gene encoding tetraspanin-4 isoform X1, translating to MAIGFMGCIGAIKENKCLLLTFFVMLLLVFLLEATIAILFFAYTDKIDRYAQQDLKKGLHLYDTPGNVGLTNAWSIIQTDFRCCGVSNYTDWFEVYNATRVPDSCCLEFSESCGLHAPGTWWKAPCYETVKIWLQENLLAVGVFGLCTALVQILGLTFAMTMYCQVVKADTYCA from the exons ATGGCCATTGGCTTCATGGGTTGCATTGGGGCCATCAAAGAGAACAAGTGCCTCCTGCTCACC TTCTTTgtgatgctgctgctggtgtTCCTGCTGGAGGCCACCATTGCCATCCTCTTCTTCGCCTACACGGACAAG ATCGACAGGTACGCCCAGCAAGACCTGAAGAAGGGCCTGCACCTGTACGACACCCCGGGCAACGTGGGCCTCACCAACGCCTGGAGCATCATCCAGACCGAC TTCCGCTGCTGCGGGGTCTCCAACTACACGGACTGGTTCGAGGTCTACAACGCCACGCGCGTGCCCGATTCCTGCTGCCTGGAGTTCAGCGAGAGCTGCGGGCTGCATGCACCCGGCACCTGGTGGAAGGCG CCGTGTTACGAGACGGTGAAGATCTGGCTCCAGGAGAACCTGCTGGCTGTGGGCGTCTTCGGGCTGTGCACGGCACTGGTGCAG ATCTTGGGCCTCACCTTCGCTATGACCATGTACTGCCAGGTGGTGAAGGCTGACACCTACTGTGCGTAG
- the TSPAN4 gene encoding tetraspanin-4 isoform X6, which produces MARGCLQGVKYLMFAFNLLFWLGGCGILGVGIWLAATQGNFATLSASFPSLSAANLLIVTGTFVMAIGFMGCIGAIKENKCLLLTFFVMLLLVFLLEATIAILFFAYTDKIDRYAQQDLKKGLHLYDTPGNVGLTNAWSIIQTDFRCCGVSNYTDWFEVYNATRVPDSCCLEFSESCGLHAPGTWWKAPCYETVKIWLQENLLAVGVFGLCTALVQILGLTFAMTMYCQVVKADTYCA; this is translated from the exons ATGGCGCGCGGCTGCCTGCAGGGCGTCAAGTATCTCATGTTTGCCTTCAACCTGCTCTTCTGG CTGGGAGGCTGCGGCATCCTGGGCGTTGGCATCTGGCTGGCTGCCACGCAGGGGAACTTTGCCACCCTGTCTGCCTCCTTCCCATCCTTGTCGGCCGCCAACCTGCTCATCGTCACCGGCACCTTCGTCATGGCCATTGGCTTCATGGGTTGCATTGGGGCCATCAAAGAGAACAAGTGCCTCCTGCTCACC TTCTTTgtgatgctgctgctggtgtTCCTGCTGGAGGCCACCATTGCCATCCTCTTCTTCGCCTACACGGACAAG ATCGACAGGTACGCCCAGCAAGACCTGAAGAAGGGCCTGCACCTGTACGACACCCCGGGCAACGTGGGCCTCACCAACGCCTGGAGCATCATCCAGACCGAC TTCCGCTGCTGCGGGGTCTCCAACTACACGGACTGGTTCGAGGTCTACAACGCCACGCGCGTGCCCGATTCCTGCTGCCTGGAGTTCAGCGAGAGCTGCGGGCTGCATGCACCCGGCACCTGGTGGAAGGCG CCGTGTTACGAGACGGTGAAGATCTGGCTCCAGGAGAACCTGCTGGCTGTGGGCGTCTTCGGGCTGTGCACGGCACTGGTGCAG ATCTTGGGCCTCACCTTCGCTATGACCATGTACTGCCAGGTGGTGAAGGCTGACACCTACTGTGCGTAG
- the TSPAN4 gene encoding tetraspanin-4 isoform X3, translated as MGWSEPGDPGLGARGQAVCCERRGRLRGGELKRCSMARGCLQGVKYLMFAFNLLFWLGGCGILGVGIWLAATQGNFATLSASFPSLSAANLLIVTGTFVMAIGFMGCIGAIKENKCLLLTFFVMLLLVFLLEATIAILFFAYTDKIDRYAQQDLKKGLHLYDTPGNVGLTNAWSIIQTDFRCCGVSNYTDWFEVYNATRVPDSCCLEFSESCGLHAPGTWWKAPCYETVKIWLQENLLAVGVFGLCTALVQILGLTFAMTMYCQVVKADTYCA; from the exons ATGGGGTGGAGTGAGCCCGGTGACCCTGGGCTGGGGGCTAGGGGACAGGCAGTGTGCTGTGAGAGGCGGGGAAGGCTCCGTGGAGGAG AGCTGAAGCGCTGCAGCATGGCGCGCGGCTGCCTGCAGGGCGTCAAGTATCTCATGTTTGCCTTCAACCTGCTCTTCTGG CTGGGAGGCTGCGGCATCCTGGGCGTTGGCATCTGGCTGGCTGCCACGCAGGGGAACTTTGCCACCCTGTCTGCCTCCTTCCCATCCTTGTCGGCCGCCAACCTGCTCATCGTCACCGGCACCTTCGTCATGGCCATTGGCTTCATGGGTTGCATTGGGGCCATCAAAGAGAACAAGTGCCTCCTGCTCACC TTCTTTgtgatgctgctgctggtgtTCCTGCTGGAGGCCACCATTGCCATCCTCTTCTTCGCCTACACGGACAAG ATCGACAGGTACGCCCAGCAAGACCTGAAGAAGGGCCTGCACCTGTACGACACCCCGGGCAACGTGGGCCTCACCAACGCCTGGAGCATCATCCAGACCGAC TTCCGCTGCTGCGGGGTCTCCAACTACACGGACTGGTTCGAGGTCTACAACGCCACGCGCGTGCCCGATTCCTGCTGCCTGGAGTTCAGCGAGAGCTGCGGGCTGCATGCACCCGGCACCTGGTGGAAGGCG CCGTGTTACGAGACGGTGAAGATCTGGCTCCAGGAGAACCTGCTGGCTGTGGGCGTCTTCGGGCTGTGCACGGCACTGGTGCAG ATCTTGGGCCTCACCTTCGCTATGACCATGTACTGCCAGGTGGTGAAGGCTGACACCTACTGTGCGTAG
- the TSPAN4 gene encoding tetraspanin-4 isoform X2, translated as MEEELQPALAVLTAHPPADPPSEALSTAWLLTCGKPRAEALQHGARLPAGRQVSHVCLQPALLAGRLRHPGRWHLAGCHAGELCHPVCLLPILVGRQPAHRHRHLRHGHWLHGLHWGHQREQVPPAHLLCDAAAGVPAGGHHCHPLLRLHGQDRQVRPARPEEGPAPVRHPGQRGPHQRLEHHPDRLPLLRGLQLHGLVRGLQRHARARFLLPGVQRELRAACTRHLVEGAVLRDGEDLAPGEPAGCGRLRAVHGTGADLGPHLRYDHVLPGGEG; from the exons ATGGAAGAAG AGCTCCAGCCTGCCTTGGCTGTGCTGACTGCTCACCCACCCGCTGACCCACCTTCAGAGGCACTGAGCACCGCCTGGCTTCTCACCTGTGGCAAGCCCAG AGCTGAAGCGCTGCAGCATGGCGCGCGGCTGCCTGCAGGGCGTCAAGTATCTCATGTTTGCCTTCAACCTGCTCTTCTGG CTGGGAGGCTGCGGCATCCTGGGCGTTGGCATCTGGCTGGCTGCCACGCAGGGGAACTTTGCCACCCTGTCTGCCTCCTTCCCATCCTTGTCGGCCGCCAACCTGCTCATCGTCACCGGCACCTTCGTCATGGCCATTGGCTTCATGGGTTGCATTGGGGCCATCAAAGAGAACAAGTGCCTCCTGCTCACC TTCTTTgtgatgctgctgctggtgtTCCTGCTGGAGGCCACCATTGCCATCCTCTTCTTCGCCTACACGGACAAG ATCGACAGGTACGCCCAGCAAGACCTGAAGAAGGGCCTGCACCTGTACGACACCCCGGGCAACGTGGGCCTCACCAACGCCTGGAGCATCATCCAGACCGAC TTCCGCTGCTGCGGGGTCTCCAACTACACGGACTGGTTCGAGGTCTACAACGCCACGCGCGTGCCCGATTCCTGCTGCCTGGAGTTCAGCGAGAGCTGCGGGCTGCATGCACCCGGCACCTGGTGGAAGGCG CCGTGTTACGAGACGGTGAAGATCTGGCTCCAGGAGAACCTGCTGGCTGTGGGCGTCTTCGGGCTGTGCACGGCACTGGTGCAG ATCTTGGGCCTCACCTTCGCTATGACCATGTACTGCCAGGTGGTGAAGGCTGA
- the CD151 gene encoding CD151 antigen: protein MGEFNEKKTTCGTVCLKYLLFTFNCCFWLAGLAVMAVGIWTLALKSDYISLLASGTYLATAYILVVAGVVVMVTGVLGCCATFKERRNLLRLYFILLLIIFLLEIIAGVLAYVYYQQLNAELKENLKDTMTKRYHQKGHEGVTSAVDKLQQEFHCCGSNNSQDWRDSEWIRSGEAGGRVVPDSCCKTVVAGCGQRDHASNIYKVEGGCISKLETFIQEHLRIIGAVGIGIACVQVFGMIFTCCLYKSLKLEHY, encoded by the exons ATGGGTGAGTTCAACGAGAAGAAGACGACATGTGGCACCGTCTGCCTCAAGTACCTGCTCTTCACCTTCAACTGCTGCTTCTGG CTGGCCGGTCTGGCGGTTATGGCAGTGGGCATCTGGACACTGGCCCTCAAGAGCGACTACATCAGTCTGCTGGCCTCAGGCACCTACCTGGCCACAGCCTACATCCTGGTGGTGGCTGGCGTTGTTGTCATGGTGACCGGTGTCCTGGGCTGCTGCGCCACCTTCAAGGAGCGGCGGAACCTGCTGCGCCTG TACTTCATCCTGCTCCTCATCATCTTTCTGCTGGAGATCATTGCTGGCGTCCTGGCCTACGTGTACTACCAGCAG CTGAACGCAGAGCTCAAGGAGAACCTGAAGGACACCATGACCAAGCGGTACCACCAGAAGGGCCACGAGGGCGTGACCAGTGCGGTGGACAAGCTGCAGCAGGAG TTCCACTGCTGTGGCAGCAACAACTCCCAGGACTGGCGGGACAGTGAATGGATCCGCTCGGGCGAGGCAGGTGGCCGTGTGGTCCCAGACAGCTGCTGCAAGACTGTGGTGGCCGGCTGTGGGCAGCGGGACCACGCCTCCAACATCTACAAGGTGGAG GGCGGCTGcatcagcaagctggagaccttCATCCAGGAGCACCTGAGGATCATCGGGGCTGTGGGCATCGGCATCGCCTGTGTGCAG GTCTTTGGTATGATCTTCACGTGCTGCCTGTACAAGAGCCTGAAGCTGGAGCACTACTGA
- the TSPAN4 gene encoding tetraspanin-4 isoform X5, producing the protein MGKRFFGFWGGFSLSRVLVWPELKRCSMARGCLQGVKYLMFAFNLLFWLGGCGILGVGIWLAATQGNFATLSASFPSLSAANLLIVTGTFVMAIGFMGCIGAIKENKCLLLTFFVMLLLVFLLEATIAILFFAYTDKIDRYAQQDLKKGLHLYDTPGNVGLTNAWSIIQTDFRCCGVSNYTDWFEVYNATRVPDSCCLEFSESCGLHAPGTWWKAPCYETVKIWLQENLLAVGVFGLCTALVQILGLTFAMTMYCQVVKADTYCA; encoded by the exons ATGGGCAAGCGCTTCTTCGGCTTTTGGGGAGGTTTCTCTTTGAGCAGGGTCTTGGTCTGGCCAG AGCTGAAGCGCTGCAGCATGGCGCGCGGCTGCCTGCAGGGCGTCAAGTATCTCATGTTTGCCTTCAACCTGCTCTTCTGG CTGGGAGGCTGCGGCATCCTGGGCGTTGGCATCTGGCTGGCTGCCACGCAGGGGAACTTTGCCACCCTGTCTGCCTCCTTCCCATCCTTGTCGGCCGCCAACCTGCTCATCGTCACCGGCACCTTCGTCATGGCCATTGGCTTCATGGGTTGCATTGGGGCCATCAAAGAGAACAAGTGCCTCCTGCTCACC TTCTTTgtgatgctgctgctggtgtTCCTGCTGGAGGCCACCATTGCCATCCTCTTCTTCGCCTACACGGACAAG ATCGACAGGTACGCCCAGCAAGACCTGAAGAAGGGCCTGCACCTGTACGACACCCCGGGCAACGTGGGCCTCACCAACGCCTGGAGCATCATCCAGACCGAC TTCCGCTGCTGCGGGGTCTCCAACTACACGGACTGGTTCGAGGTCTACAACGCCACGCGCGTGCCCGATTCCTGCTGCCTGGAGTTCAGCGAGAGCTGCGGGCTGCATGCACCCGGCACCTGGTGGAAGGCG CCGTGTTACGAGACGGTGAAGATCTGGCTCCAGGAGAACCTGCTGGCTGTGGGCGTCTTCGGGCTGTGCACGGCACTGGTGCAG ATCTTGGGCCTCACCTTCGCTATGACCATGTACTGCCAGGTGGTGAAGGCTGACACCTACTGTGCGTAG
- the POLR2L gene encoding DNA-directed RNA polymerases I, II, and III subunit RPABC5, with amino-acid sequence MIIPVRCFTCGKIVGNKWEAYLGLLQAEYTEGDALDALGLKRYCCRRMLLAHVDLIEKLLNYAPLEK; translated from the exons ATGATCATTCCCGTGCGCTGCTTCACCTGCGGCAAGATCGTCGGCAACAAGTGGGAGGCCTACCTGGGGCTCCTGCAGGCCGAGTACACCGAAGG GGATGCCCTGGACGCGCTGGGTCTGAAGCGCTACTGCTGCCGCCGCATGCTGCTAGCCCACGTTGACCTGATCGAGAAGCTGCTCAATTATGCGCCCCTGGAGAAGTGA